Proteins found in one Lates calcarifer isolate ASB-BC8 linkage group LG8, TLL_Latcal_v3, whole genome shotgun sequence genomic segment:
- the thoc3 gene encoding THO complex subunit 3, which yields MASQYYQDMQESFKNNSKSREFPAHTAKVHSVAWSCDGRRLASGSFDKTASVFILEKDRLVKENNYRGHGDSVDQLCWHPTNPDLFVTASGDKTIRIWDVRTTKCIATVNTKGENINICWSPDGQTIAVGNKDDVVTFIDAKTHRSKAEEQFKFEVNEISWNNDNDMFFLTNGNGCINILSYPELKPIQSINAHPSNCICIKFDPTGKYFATGSADALVSLWDVEELVCVRCFSRLDWPVRTLSFSHDGKMLASASEDHFIDIAEVETGEKLWEVQCDSPTFTVAWHPKRPLLAFACDDKEGKYDNNREAGTVKLFGLPNDS from the exons ATGGCGTCGCAGTACTACCAAGACATGCAGGAGAGCTTCAAAAATAACAGCAAGAGCCGAGAGTTCCCGGCTCACACCGCTAAAGTCCACTCGGTGGCCTGGAGCTGCGACGGCAGGAGACTCGCCTCCGGATCTTTTGACAAAACCGCCAGCGTTTTCATCCTGGAGAAAGACCGGCTG gtgaaagaaaacaactacAGAGGTCATGGAGACAGCGTGGATCAGCTCTGCTGGCACCCAACCAACCCAGACCTGTTTGTCACAGCATCTGGAGACAAGACCATTCGCATATGGGACGTCCGCACCACCAAGTGCATCGCCACCGTCAATACAAAAG gagaaaacatcaacatctgCTGGAGTCCTGATGGTCAGACCATCGCTGTCGGCAACAAAGACGACGTTGTGACCTTCATCGACGCCAAGACTCATCGCTCCAAGGCCGAGGAACAGTTCAAGTTCGAGGTGAATGAGATCTCCTGGAACAACGACAACGACATGTTCTTCCTCACAAACGGCAACGGCTGCATCAACATTCTGAG TTATCCAGAGCTGAAGCCCATTCAGTCCATCAACGCTCACCCGTCCAACTGCATCTGCATCAAGTTCGACCCCACGGGAAAATACTTTGCCACAGGAAGTGCCGACGCCCTCGTCAGCCTGTGGGACGTGGAGGAGCTGGTGTGTGTTCGCTGCTTCTCCAG GTTAGACTGGCCGGTGAGGACTCTGAGTTTCAGCCACGATGGGAAGATGTTGGCCTCAGCCTCAGAGGATCATTTCATCGACATCGCTGAGGTGGAGACAG gagAGAAGCTGTGGGAGGTGCAGTGTGACTCTCCAACCTTCACTGTCGCCTGGCACCCGAAGAGGCCGCTGCTCGCCTTCGCCTGCGACGACAAGGAGGGCAAGTACGACAACAACCGGGAGGCGGGCACCGTCAAACTGTTCGGCCTCCCCAACGACTCCTGA